The DNA region CATCAAAGTCTCCCCAAATGGCAATTTTTTCTTTGATGTTATATGCTTGTTGCAACCGGGCGATCGCTAAGTGCATTTCTTGCCCAAACTCAAAGGGACTCGCTGGTTGATAAGCTTTGTGGTTGATAAAAGCTGTTAATTGTTGATGATCTTTAATTCCCCGTTGCCACAACAATTGTGCTGCATATATTCCACTTGATGCGGGTGTATACTGTTTCACCGCTTGGATAAACCACTCTGGGGGTTGTTCGGTTGCTGCTATAATCCACTGTTGTTGTTCTGGCATAGTTAAATCGGAGATTGATCCTCAGTTGTTTGAGATTCACCTGCTAGGGTAGGACTTACGCAAACTCTACGATTCTTGGCGTTCTTGGCGTCTTGGCGGTTCGAGAAATTAAGCTTTTTAGCGCTTTTTGCGTAAGTCCTATAGGGGATTGAGAACTACTTCATTGGCGACGCTATCAGGTTTACGGGCGCGAATTGCTGGACGCGTAGGCGTAGCCCGTCGTAGACATCGCTTGTAACCGGCTCTTTCAGCTTTTTGGTGTTCGTAATCAATCAATCTGCCATAATATTCATGCTTGCTTAAATTCATCGACAAGAAAATATGCTGGCGGATATTACCAAAACCTTTGTGGTTAAAAAACTTTAATGCTGAAGTATTGGTAGGATCAGTGTCTACCAGCATAAACCGTGCCCCATCTTGAACGCACCCCAACTAATTGCTTGCAATATAGTTGGGGATTCTTTCGCTAGGAAACCCTAAGATTTCTCAGCGTATCCAGAGTTACTGGCGTTCTCAGTGTGTCGTTGGAACTTTTGCCTACGAACACTCTAGAAAAGTGCTTATCTCCTACAATTAACGAGTACCAGTATCTAGCACCAATATTGTAAGAAGCAGAGAGATCAGCGTTGTACTGCTTATCATTTTTAAATACAGCCAAAGAGTAATTAACAAACTTCGGCGGGTTGAAGTCCCCGGCTTCTAACAAGCCGCAAGTTTTGTGGCGGGGTCTAAATCCCCGTTACAAAACGTAATTGCGAATTGCGAATTGCGAATTGCGAATTGTTTTAATCTTACTCCTTCTAACCTTACCACTTCCATCAAAAGCGTAAGCACTGGTGTATTTAGGGTTAATAAAAATTATTTTACCTCCCAATTCATTCCATCTTTGTTGTGTCAACTCAACTATTTTACAGTGACACCAAAGATGGAATTTTTGCTTTTGCAGAGAACCCTTTCTACCTGCCTTAGCTTTCCATCCAGATAAATTCTCAAACACAATTACTTTAACATTGTGAGTTTTCGCAAACTCCACAATGTCTCTCATAACCTTACGAGATATTTCTAAATTGATGTTGGCTGACTTGCGGTAAAGTCCTTTGCAAAAACCAGTAGGTAGTTTTCGTTTTGTTAGATTAGCTGTTTGTGATGATTTCTTCCTAATCATCATTCTACGTTGATTTCTGCGGTCTATGTCTCTGGCAGGGTTAATGAACTTCCTTGCCTTTACAGTACCGTTTTTACCAACAATTGAGACTGTAGCAGCATTGTTAATGCCCATATCAACACTGCATACAAAATCAGAGTCTTCTGTATCAACCTTCTTAATTTGAACGGGCATAGAAAGTTGACTTTTGTTTTTGCTAACAACTAGAGCAGGTGATTGTATCTGATTACCATCAATTAGATGACGAGATCAACCATGCCTTTTGACTTGAATATTGTTAAGCCATACCCAATCAGTTCCACTCCACACTTTCATATCAACAGTTTGATAATTTAAACCATACTTTACCTGCTGACCTTTATATAAAGCAGGATAAGTTTTGCACGTTGCAGTTAGTCCAATACGGTTCGGTTAAAGGGCAAAGGGAAAAGGTATTGGTTTTCAATACATCCTTTACCCTTTACCCCTTACCCTTTCCCCAGACCACAAGGAAAGTGAAAAATGCTTATCCGAACCGTATTGATATACCTCTACTGTTAAAACCATTTGGCGTTTTTGCTCTTTATCCGCTACTAACTCCCAAACATCGGTTCTAACTTCCTGTATGGGTTTCTTTTTAGTTCTTGCTTTACTCATTGGCTTTGTCTCGACCTTGACAAAGATATACTACCAAGCTCCTGTTTAATTGTCAATATAGTTATTGAATTAGTTATGGATAATGATATCAAGCTAAAAACCCGTTCTAACAGTGCTTTTAGACTCATCTATCATTTAGTTCTGGTAACTAAATTCCGTCGCAAATCTTTAACGGCGGAAATACTCACCAGGATGAAATCAATCATCAATGAATTACTGTTTAAATGGGAATGTGAGTTAATTGAGTTTGGTGGAGAAGCAGATCATCTGCATCTGTTGATTGAGACTCATCCCAGTGTTGACTTATCTAAATTAGTAAATAATATAAAAACTGTAACTTCTCGGAAGTTACGCTCTGAATTTTCTCAACATCTAAAAAAGTTTTATTGGGCAGAAAAACCTCAGTTTTGGTCTGGTTCTTATGCGTTAATTAGTGTTGGCGCACAAGCACCACTGGATAAACTTATAGAATATGTGCACAACCAAGAGAAACCAGAATGAATCGTTGCGGGAGCATTTTATACTGGTTTCCCTAACCCTACCTAAAACGAAGTTTAGGTAGGGACTGCGCTCAACATTTTTGTTCAATCATCCGGGCAACGACTTTATCAACTAAGTCTGCTACTCCCCGACGCTGGAACCTCGGACTGACTCCCAACCATAAAATGTAACCGTAAGTCCAGGATGCTTTGGTAATGATGGTTCCCAAAATGAATCCTGCTAATTCTCCATCTGTTTCGGCCACAAGACAGTATTCGGGATCGGTGTTGTAAAGTCCAATCACCTCCCATTCGTCCCAGGTGCGGTATAAATAAGGATATAAATCGCTGGTAAATAACCCTTCTCCCAAGTGGTAAATGGGAGCAATGTCATCAATTCCTAATTCGCGGACATAAATCGCTTCAGTTTCGTCAAAGCTTGACATAAATTTAGAAGTTGTAATTTCTTTATACCCTTATTGGATTTTACAAACATCCTCTAATCTATCAAGTCGTGTTGAGGTACTTCAAAGTCGTGTTGAGGTACTTCAAAGTCGTGTTGAGGTACTCCAAAGTCGTGTTGAGGTACTCCAAAGTCGTGTTGAGGTACTTCAAAGTCGTGTTGAGGTACTTCAAAGTTGTTTTGAGGTACTCCAAAGTTGTTTTGAGGTACTTCAAACTTTGTCGCACTGCGATCAAGTACACAGCACAGGTGCGGGCTACGCCTACGCTTGACTATTAAAACAGTCGCTACACCAGTTTTATTTTTTAGCCTTAACCCAAGCGTATTGCTCTAAAGTATAGGGTTTAGTGAGACTTCTTGAATGCTATCAAAATGTGTTAACGAATCTTTCACTGGTTCTTCAGTAACTTGTGTGCGTGGTTTACCGCCGTAGGCATCGCACCTTTTAGCAAACTGACAATAATCACAGGTTTTGCTACCCTCGACAACTTGAGGAAACTGCTGGTTATTTTGGTAATTTTCCAGCCAAATAGTTAACTGGCTTAATAGTTGATTAAGTTTCTTTGCTATTTGTGTATGTTGAACAGTATTGTAATTAAATTTAATATTTTGTGGTTTTCCTTCAGATTGGACAAACCAGTAAGTCATCGAAATATTTTCTGGCAAATAGTCGCTAGTTTCTGCCAATACATATAGATAAAGCCGTGTTTGCCAGTTGGATTCTAACTTGCGTTTATTGGGTGGTTTAGGATAAGTTTTCCAGTCGAGAATTTGCGCTTGTTGGTTATCTGCAATTAATAAATCATAGACAACCGTCAGCAAATAATCCTGAACTTGCAGAGTTCGGTAGTGTTCACTCTCACGGAAAGTTTGATTATCAGATGCAGGCGTTAAAATTTCTGGGGCTGCATCAGCAAAAGCTAGCATCCAGCTTTGCAGTTTAGCATCTGCTTGCAGGAAACTATCAATTGGCAGACCCATTTCTCGCTGCTGCATTAACAAGTGAAAGCGACTACCCAAAGTTTGGCGTTCTTCTTGTTCTGGATTTGAGGGCGAATTGAGTTGTTCTAGGTAAGTGTGTTGGAATTTACGCGGACAAGTTTCTAGTAAGTTAAGTTGTCCTTGAGACAGTCGCAGTAGTTGAATGGGAGTTGACAGCATTCTTCTATTTTAGCTTGAACAGCAAGAAGCCTCACACTTACCGCGAAGCGGAAGTGTTGAGACGGCAGTTGCTTTAAGTCGGCAGAGCCGCCCAACGCACTGCCTCATGAATTGCGCGTGAGTTGACGACAGTTCTGTGACCCAGATGTAAGTCGGAGTAAGGGAGGACGCAAGAAATCCACTACTGCGCTTTCTGTTGGACAGGAAGCCTATACTGACTCTCGTTGAGTCAGTGTAGGTAGTTCACAAGCAAATTCTAATCTGCAACTCACCTTTGGCAGGCTATCTGTAAAAAACAGTTATTTTTTACTGTCTTCACAGATAGTTCTCGTGTCTGCTATTTCAACTCATCCTTATCTACATCATCCTGGTTATTGGAATATTTAGTTTTTCCTTGGGACTTGATTGAGCCAAAGCTGTAGGCCATAGCTATTTTAACTATGTCAAAATATGCTGGGTGATTAGCTTTGTTAACGATCGCCAAAGAGATTGACCCTGCCACTAAGATCACTAAAAGCGGCGAAAGTGCTTCTCCCCCAGAGGAGTTACTGTTGTTTGACATGATATAATCTCCTAGTGATAAGTCTTGGGCTAATTTGCACTTAACCCAAGAAAGTTGATTAAACTTCACTACGAACCTAAAATTGCAATCTTGGTACTGATGATTGGATGAGGAATCAACTCCAAGACTCGACAATCATGGCGATCGCAAATAGACAAAACAGAGATACTGCTATCCTCACAAAGAGTATCCATAAACTTGTGGATAACAGCATCCCAGCTATTGAGGCAGCGCCAAAAACGTGAGACAATACAAGAGCGATCGCCAAACCAAGCAGCGTCAGCAGAAAATACTTGAGTCCCTGACAAAACCACTTGAATAGTAGATTTTCATCATTTTTGTGATTGATTTTCATACTTTTTGTCCTGTTTTGATTGAATCTAAGCAGCAGTTAGGGCTACCTCGACTGTCCTAAAAAAGGAGTCAATAATTGCGTTGCTTTGAGCTAGTCAACGCACGTAGTAGTCCTACCAAACCTGAATCAAGTTTGAATACCAATAACAGTGGCTTTGGTATTTACAAATGGTGAAAGTAAATTTTTAGTGAATTGCAAAGCTAATTTTGAATGAAATTAAAGTTAGGTGCTTAATGCTCGTGATGATGCTGAACTCGCACTACGCGCATCAACCCCTAAAATGCAATTCCTACAGACTTTGAATGCTTGTCTTTTTCAAAATCGATTAAGATTCCAGCCTTTGCCTTTGCCTTTACCTCACTAAGTTTGAGTAATTCAACCGTAAACTTACTAAATTATTTGAGTTACCTGCGTAAAACTCACTATAAAGGTAACTTAGTTACTTGTCAAGTAAAACTGAGAAAATTGAAGTACTGACTTAACAACGCATTTTTATCACCAGAAAATAGTTCAAGCGTCACTCTGGACACATTAACTCCTCACCTAGTGAGGTAGTATTGGAGTGTAGTTTGTCTTGATGTGAGTATGAGTGAGATTTCCGAAGACTTTCTTTTGGCTTTAGCCCAAGAACGGAGTGTGTCTAGCAGTGAGCTAGAGGTGTTGTTATATGCCGTTCAAGACAAATCGCCAAATGCGATCGCCAAAGAATTGGGTATCAGCGCCGAGGCAGTACGCAAAAGATTGAGCGAGGTTTATAAGAAATTCCAAGTTAGTGGCAGTGGCCCTGGGAAGCTCACCAAGTTACAGCAAGTTATTGAAAGTGAGTATCGTGCATCTTCAGTTACGATGAAACCCATTGTCAACAATCACCAAGATTGGGGCGAAGCACCTAGTATTCGTGATGTCTTCTATGGAAGGGAAGCAGAACTGTCTAAGCTCAAGAAGTGGATTGTTGATGATAGCTGCCGATTAGTAGCACTATTAGGCATGGGAGGAATTGGCAAAACCACTTTGTCTGTGAAGCTATCAGACGAGGTTCAGGATAATTTTGAGTACTTTATTTGGCGAAGTCTCCGCAATGCTCCACCCATCCAAGAGATGTTAGCGAACCTGATTCTATTTGTATCTGATAAGAAGGAAACCGATTTACCAAAAACTGTAGACGGTCGAGTTACACTGCTAATTAATTATTTAAGAGAGCGTCGAAGTCTTTTGGTACTGGATAATGCCGAGACGATTATGCAAGGAGGGGATGCTTGCGGCAAGGATTTCGCCTTAGCGGTGGGGCATTATAGAGAAGGATATGAGGGTTATGGCGAGTTGCTCAGACGGGTGGGAGAAGAACCTCATATTAGTTGCTTAGTGTTAACTTCTCGAGAAAAACCAAAAGAATTTGCACCTCTAGAAGGAGAAGCATCACCAGTCAGAACGCTATCATTACCTGGCTTGGGAAAAATAGAAGGACGAGAAGTTCTCAAAGATAAAGGCTTGTTTGGATCAGATCAAGAATGGGCAAAGCTAGTAAGGCATTATTCAGGCAACCCCTTGGCATTAAAACTAGTTTCTGAGCCGATTCGTGAGTTATTTGGCGGTGATATCGCTGCCTTTTTAAATGAAGGTGAGATAATTTTTGGTGACACCCGTAATTTATTAGATCAGCAGTTTGAGCGTTTGTCAGAGCTAGAGAAAGAAGTTATGTACTGGCTGGCCATTAAGCGTGAGTTTGTTTCCCTAGAGGAGTTGTTAAATGATATTGTGCGACCAATGCCAAAAAGGCGGTTACTGGAGGCTTTAGAATCGCTAAGACGGCGATCGCTAATAGAGAACAGTACTGCACTATTCACACTTCAACCTGTAGTTATGGAGTACATGACTGAGGTATTGATTGAAAAGGTTAGTCAAGAAATTACAACGGGTGAAACTGCACTATTCATGAGTCATGCTCTAATTGAAGCCACTGCGAAAGATTATATTAGAAATACTCAAATCAACTTTATACTTAAGCCAGTTTTAGATAGGTTGAAAAGTAGTTTTAGAATTCCTGCAAATATTGAGTACAAGCTAAAAGAATTTTTATTGAAACTACCAAAAAAACTTCTGCCGGAAGCAGGATATGCAGTTGGAAACGTTTTGAATCTACTTTGTCAACTACAAATTGATTTGAGCAACTATGACTTTTCTCATCTGACTGTTTGGCAAGCTTACTTACAAGATGTAAATTTGCATCATGTAAATTTTGCTGGCTCCGACTTAGCTAAATCTGTTTTTGCTGAAACCTTGGGTAGTATTTCGTCGGTGGCATTTAGCCCTGATGGAAAACTTCTGGCTATAGCAAGTGTTGATGGTAAAACTTACTTATGGCAAGTTGTAGATGGAGATGGTAAATCACTTTTGACCTTGACAGGACATATCAGCCCAGTATGGTCAGTTGCTTTTAGTCCCGATGGTCAAATGGCTAGTGGCAGTGACGACCAAACGGTGAAATTATGGGACATCCATGATGGAAAATGCCTCCAAACCTTGCAAGAGCATAGCGATCGGGTACGGTCAGTTGCCTTCAGTCCCGATGGTCAAACTTTGGCTAGTGGCAGTGAAGATCAAACGGTAAAATTATGGGATGTTCGTAATGGGAAGTGCCTCCAAACCTTGCAAGGGCATACCAATTGGGTATGGTCAGTTGCTTTTAGTCCCGATGGTCAAACTCTGGCTAGCAGCAGTGACGACCAAACGGTGAAATTATGGGATGTTCGTAATGGGAAATGCCTCCAAACCTTACAGGGTCATACTAATTGGGTGCGATCGGTTGCCTTTAGTCCCGATGGTCAAACTCTGGCTAGCGGCAGTGACGACCAAACGGTGAAGTTATGGGATATCCGTAACCAGAAGTGCCTGCAAACTTTGCAAGGGCATAGCAGCCGAGTATGGTCAGTTGCTTTTAGTCCCGATGGTCAAACTCTGGCTAGCGGCAGTGACGACCAAACGGTGAAGTTATGGGAATGGGATGTCCGTAACGCTAAGTGTCTCAAAACTTTGCAGGGGAATACTAATCGGGTATGGTCAGTCGCTTTTAGCCTTGAGGGACACATCTTGGCCAGTGGCAGTGACGACCAAACGGTGAAATTATGGGACATCCGTAATGGGAAGTGCCTCCAAACTTTGCAAGGGCATACCAATTGGGTTCGGTCAGTTGCTTTTAGTGCCGATGGTCAAACTCTGGCTAGTGGCAGTGAAGATAAAACGGTGAAGTTATGGGATGTTCGTAATGGGAAGTGCTTCCAAACTTTGTCAGGGCACACCAGTCGAGTATGGTCAGTTGCTTTCAGTCCCGATGGTCAAACTTTAGCTAGTGGCAGTGACGACCAAATAGTGAAATTATGGAATGTCTCTAATGGGAAATGCCTCCAAACTTTGTTAGGGCATACCAGTCGAGTATGGTCAGTTGCTTTTAGTCCCGATGGTCAAACTTTAGCTAGTGGCAGTGAAGATCAAACGGTGAAGTTATGGGATGTCTCTAATGGGAAGTGCCTTCAAATTTTGCAAGGGCATACTAATTGGGTATGGTCAGTTGCTTTCAGTCCTGACGGCCACACTTTAGCTAGCGCCAGTGAAGACCAAACAGTGAAATTATGGGATGTTCGTAATGGGAAATGCCTGCAAACTTTGCAAGGATATACCAATCGGGTACGGTCAGTTGCTTTTAGTCCTGATGGTCAAATTCTGGCTAGCGCCAGTGAAGACCAAACGGTGAAGTTATGGGATGTCCGTGATGGAAAGTGCCTTAAAACCTTACAAGGGCATACTCATTGGGTATGGTCAGTTGCTTTTAGTCCTAATGGTCAAACTCTGGCTAGTGGTAGCCAAGATGAAACGATTAGGCTTTGGGATGTATTGACGGGTGAGTGCCTAAAAACACTGCGATCGCCAAGACCCTACGAAGGAATGAATATCACAGGAGTTACAGGGTTAACCGCAGCGCAGTTAATGACGCTAAAAGCTTTAGGCGCGGTGGAAGATGGAGAGCAAAAATAAAAGGTAAAAGAATGAATTTTGCCTTTTTACTTCATCCTTTTACCTTTTTTATGTACCTGATGCTTATTTCATGTTAGCCCTTGCGTCCTTCACTGCGGCGAAAAAAAATAATCCTGTGAGTGGAATGCTCAATGCCAGGATAATCGCCGTGGCTGTGAAACCAAAATCTGGTCGTCCGTAACTGAGTTCAAAAATCGAACCGACAGCCGCGATCGCACTTACACAAGAACCACCCAGAAATAAACCGCTTTTTGGAGTTAAATACACAACTAGCCCCCTATTTTATTGGTTTCACCGCTTGATACGAGAAGCCATTCTTAGATAGCTCCTGGGCTAAAGTCAAGGAGTTTTCCACACGGTCTACAAATACCACGCCGTTAAGGTGATCCATCTCGTGCTGAATGCAGCGTCCTAGTAGGTCGTTAGCCTTTAATGTCCGGGGACGACCGTATTCGTCTTTATAGGCAATTTCTACGACTTCGGGGCGCTTTACGTCTAGATATACGTTGGGGATACTCAAGCATCCTTCTTGGGCTACGGAGATGTCGCGGCTTACTTGTTTAATGGTGGGGTTAATTAGCACCAAGGGCTGATTAGCTGCATTCTCTGGTTCCAGGTCGATGACAATTAGTTGTTTGTGAATTCCCACTTGGGGTGCAGCCAAACCAATGCCATCTTTGCTATACATAGTTTGCAACATTTCGCGCACTACTTGGCGGAGTTCGTCATCTATTTTTGCAACTCGCTTTGCAGCTTGACGTAGGACGCGATCGCCTAAATAATGAAGCTCCAAAGGTGGATTTTTTAACTTTTTTTTCTCTACAGCAATTTCAGAAGGCATGAGTCTTTATGGCTAGATGGTGAAAATTCCTACTACTTCAATTCTATAAGACTCATATTTGATTTTTGAAATACATGTAGGGGAGCCAGTTTTTTGCGGAGGTTCCCGACGCTCGATAGGGTAGCGCAAAGCCAACTCTTGGAGACGCTGCGCGTAGCTTGCTTCCACGTTCGCGTAGCGTTCCGCTCTTAAGTGGTACGGCAAAGCTTCTCTACGAGAGGCTGCGCCAACGCTTAGAGCGACTGTGCGTAGCGTCTGACTTGCTCTAAGCAAACGCGAGTGTGTCTTTTAGAGAAAATGACTAAATAAAAAATATAGCCAAAAATCTTTAGTCTACTTTAGTAGACTTTAGCTGAAAGCCAAAGAACTTTAGTTCCAGGCGGGTGAGGAAGCCAAAAGTTGATTGCAACTAGGATTCCTATACAAAATTTTTCTTAGTAAAAAAACTTCTTCAATCTATTTTTTATTGATGAAAACCCATGTTTAGCAATATTTTCTTGCATCCTCACCACATTCATTGACTAAATATAATAAAGACTTAAAACGAAGACCAACTATTTGTTCATAGAGGGGGTTAATTTTACACAAAGGTGGAATTTGGAATAGAATCCGACCGAAAACTGTAACAGTTCTTTCAAAAGGGCAATTTGAGGGAATTACTTTGCACAATAGTTTGGCTAGATGATAATCACGTATTTCTATAGACTCAAGTTGATATCGGATCTGACTTAATAAGTTATTATCCAAATTGGCTTTAGTTAAGAAGTTCATAATTTAAAATTCCTTCAATCAATCTTGTTTGTTCCTTTAAAGTTACACCTCCCCTCAGATAGTAAACATCGTAAAATTACCAAATTATTTTCTCCCTTTTTTAAAGTCGGTTATAAAAACAGTAAAATTGCTTAGAAAGGAAAACAGGTAGCCAATTGTTATCAATAACTGTGGGAGCGACAGTGAGTCTATCTATAGGGAATGGCACAAGGGCAAGGTAAATCGGCGAGACAGCAGGAGCAAAGAGGTAGAAATGTATAAAAGCTGATGTATTGGCAAACTTTGCACTATTGATTATAAATAGTGATGTTATTGACACAAATACGTAAAAGCTTAACTTAGCGTGTTGACGCTAAGTTCATTCAAATTTTGAGGTGATGTGTGTTTAAATCTCTTACGAAACTTGACTATCTGCTCAAAGAAACTTTTCTCGGTTTACTGCGGGGAGGTTGGATGAATTGGGCAGCTGTAAGTACTGTTACGGTTTTACTCTTTTTATTCGGCTTGAGTTTGCAAACCTCTTGGCAAGTTGAAAAACTCCTCTATCAGTTTGGTAGTCAACTAGAAGTTTCAGTTTATCTCGAACCGGA from Nostoc commune NIES-4072 includes:
- a CDS encoding IS200/IS605 family accessory protein TnpB-related protein; translation: MPVQIKKVDTEDSDFVCSVDMGINNAATVSIVGKNGTVKARKFINPARDIDRRNQRRMMIRKKSSQTANLTKRKLPTGFCKGLYRKSANINLEISRKVMRDIVEFAKTHNVKVIVFENLSGWKAKAGRKGSLQKQKFHLWCHCKIVELTQQRWNELGGKIIFINPKYTSAYAFDGSGKVRRSKIKTIRNSQFAIRNYVL
- the tnpA gene encoding IS200/IS605 family transposase; amino-acid sequence: MDNDIKLKTRSNSAFRLIYHLVLVTKFRRKSLTAEILTRMKSIINELLFKWECELIEFGGEADHLHLLIETHPSVDLSKLVNNIKTVTSRKLRSEFSQHLKKFYWAEKPQFWSGSYALISVGAQAPLDKLIEYVHNQEKPE
- a CDS encoding PD-(D/E)XK nuclease family protein, which produces MLSTPIQLLRLSQGQLNLLETCPRKFQHTYLEQLNSPSNPEQEERQTLGSRFHLLMQQREMGLPIDSFLQADAKLQSWMLAFADAAPEILTPASDNQTFRESEHYRTLQVQDYLLTVVYDLLIADNQQAQILDWKTYPKPPNKRKLESNWQTRLYLYVLAETSDYLPENISMTYWFVQSEGKPQNIKFNYNTVQHTQIAKKLNQLLSQLTIWLENYQNNQQFPQVVEGSKTCDYCQFAKRCDAYGGKPRTQVTEEPVKDSLTHFDSIQEVSLNPIL
- a CDS encoding NB-ARC domain-containing protein; this encodes MSEISEDFLLALAQERSVSSSELEVLLYAVQDKSPNAIAKELGISAEAVRKRLSEVYKKFQVSGSGPGKLTKLQQVIESEYRASSVTMKPIVNNHQDWGEAPSIRDVFYGREAELSKLKKWIVDDSCRLVALLGMGGIGKTTLSVKLSDEVQDNFEYFIWRSLRNAPPIQEMLANLILFVSDKKETDLPKTVDGRVTLLINYLRERRSLLVLDNAETIMQGGDACGKDFALAVGHYREGYEGYGELLRRVGEEPHISCLVLTSREKPKEFAPLEGEASPVRTLSLPGLGKIEGREVLKDKGLFGSDQEWAKLVRHYSGNPLALKLVSEPIRELFGGDIAAFLNEGEIIFGDTRNLLDQQFERLSELEKEVMYWLAIKREFVSLEELLNDIVRPMPKRRLLEALESLRRRSLIENSTALFTLQPVVMEYMTEVLIEKVSQEITTGETALFMSHALIEATAKDYIRNTQINFILKPVLDRLKSSFRIPANIEYKLKEFLLKLPKKLLPEAGYAVGNVLNLLCQLQIDLSNYDFSHLTVWQAYLQDVNLHHVNFAGSDLAKSVFAETLGSISSVAFSPDGKLLAIASVDGKTYLWQVVDGDGKSLLTLTGHISPVWSVAFSPDGQMASGSDDQTVKLWDIHDGKCLQTLQEHSDRVRSVAFSPDGQTLASGSEDQTVKLWDVRNGKCLQTLQGHTNWVWSVAFSPDGQTLASSSDDQTVKLWDVRNGKCLQTLQGHTNWVRSVAFSPDGQTLASGSDDQTVKLWDIRNQKCLQTLQGHSSRVWSVAFSPDGQTLASGSDDQTVKLWEWDVRNAKCLKTLQGNTNRVWSVAFSLEGHILASGSDDQTVKLWDIRNGKCLQTLQGHTNWVRSVAFSADGQTLASGSEDKTVKLWDVRNGKCFQTLSGHTSRVWSVAFSPDGQTLASGSDDQIVKLWNVSNGKCLQTLLGHTSRVWSVAFSPDGQTLASGSEDQTVKLWDVSNGKCLQILQGHTNWVWSVAFSPDGHTLASASEDQTVKLWDVRNGKCLQTLQGYTNRVRSVAFSPDGQILASASEDQTVKLWDVRDGKCLKTLQGHTHWVWSVAFSPNGQTLASGSQDETIRLWDVLTGECLKTLRSPRPYEGMNITGVTGLTAAQLMTLKALGAVEDGEQK
- the def gene encoding peptide deformylase; the protein is MPSEIAVEKKKLKNPPLELHYLGDRVLRQAAKRVAKIDDELRQVVREMLQTMYSKDGIGLAAPQVGIHKQLIVIDLEPENAANQPLVLINPTIKQVSRDISVAQEGCLSIPNVYLDVKRPEVVEIAYKDEYGRPRTLKANDLLGRCIQHEMDHLNGVVFVDRVENSLTLAQELSKNGFSYQAVKPIK
- a CDS encoding Mo-dependent nitrogenase C-terminal domain-containing protein; this encodes MNFLTKANLDNNLLSQIRYQLESIEIRDYHLAKLLCKVIPSNCPFERTVTVFGRILFQIPPLCKINPLYEQIVGLRFKSLLYLVNECGEDARKYC